The genomic DNA atgtagtcgtcTTATTGCTAGCCCTTATTCTCACAAAGCAATAAGAATGTAAGTGAGGTGGGTATTTCGAAATAGAAGTTTCAATTCTTTTTAATATGCCTTCTTTGTCCGCTGCTGTGGACTTTTGTTTCGAGAAATATCCTCAAGACCGTGGAAAAGGATTGGCAAGAAGTTTCCAGTCAATCCGACTTTCTGAAAAGGCTTAAAATCGATTTAGCGCACCcagcttttatataatatgtcatTTCTACTATAAatcttcaattttaattaaattttcttctGTAGCGCATTttgaactataatataatacctttTACGGTTGTGGATTAACactttacatgtacatatgtatgtacatacatattatacatatacatatttccatGGACACAAGTAAGTGCAATTCGTATTCAGATTATCAAACTCTCAAGTTTTCGAACGGAATATGTTTAAATATCGATCAGATCTGCTGCAAGTCATTAATTATCCGCGCTAGTAGCACGTGTTGCCCCGTCGGCAAAGGTCCTGCTGCAGGTCGAAAATGGTCCACAGGACTGGCAAAGAGGGATGGATAACGAGGGATCGTTGAATGAAACCACAAGTCATTATCCTTCACGCCTATTATAACATCATTTCCGAACGTAATAATTTATCACAGCCGTAACAACAGTCAGTGTGCGACGACGCATTCGCCAGGTACCCACTCGCCGTGTTCATTTTGGATAATGGTATTCTACAAGGGTGGATTTTATATCTCCTCAAAATATTATGCTTCTTTAGGATCttaagatttatattttattgtgtcTCTCATTTCTGCttgtgttcagtcattgttgtAAGCAATGCTGTATGTTACGTCCTTATTGGTTTTTAACGATGAAACTCAAAAATACAATCGCCAAACTTTTTTGTAGACACCCCAACCCCTatcgaaaatattcaaaaagtcatgaaaaatattgatttttttctacttaattagttttaaaaactattcatagatgtccttgtaaagaaactgaaataaaTTTAGCTTCATTTAAGGTGTAGAAATTACCTATATATACCCAAGGGTGGGCGCGAGGCGAATTCAAACCTAACTTAAGTGCCCACCGGTGGGCGCACGGCAACGAACTGGTTAGCTTAAAGTTGCcagatattgataaaatttcaactaaataataattttgggcATGAAACATGtataattttggattttcatcgattttaaacaatgtcctgtgtctccaaacaatcgatttatctcgacaaaatttCTGAAAATGtaggttttgatttttttactattaaaaaaataaacgcttaatattcacctattaaagtttatttgggtcgattatgataaaTTTTGAGTGATAAACGAGAATCGAAAGTCGCCGTTTCTCTGAAAGGTCCCCATATAAAACGCGCCGCGCTCgcaatgggtgtttgtatgggggtagcgttcttttcagaaaattgtgattattttcatgttctcgtgattattttgaaaataaaaatcgttgAGAACTCTCTTATctttaatttgaacacaaaatatacccaaatataacatattttgaCGCAAAAATGTCATTGTTTGACGTCAACTTGACCTccttacatttcataaaattcataatttatttcGGCATGATATGTGGGAGAAGGATGCGAGAAGTGTGCCTTGTTGGAACTTGTTGCAGTATACAGGATGCAAGCCACGCCCATGTTGATGCAAAAAAGAGGTCACGGTTTTAAAGCTAAAAAATTCGCCCATATAACTTTAGGACAaacaatatgtatgcatgtatgtatgtacatacatttgttgcAAATAAATGCAAGTTGCAAATTTAATCATCCTCTTCCTAATCACATTTTCAGGGGGCTAAGCTCGGACTCATTTATTCTGAAACGAATATCCTGtatctattaataaaataatcctTCGACAGGGGGTTATATTCCGTtttgcatttatgtacatatgacgcGTAGCTTTCGGGAAAGTTTTCGTTTGTTCTCCTCCTTTTCAGAAGAAAGCGAATTCTGAAAGTTTCCTCCCTTCATGGAATTTCTTTTGTTCTTATTATCCCGAGCTAACTTTTCTCAAGTGTCACTGCCTTTAACCCTTCCTCGCCCATTTTaacgtgtatatattttcgGGTGACCTCGCTAAGTCTTTACTAATGCGCATCGAGATCGTTAAAGTTTCAATTTATTCGACGGGATACTACGACGCCAGatgtttcatatttatttcGGTACAAAAAACACGTTGAACGTGGAAGCGATTATTTTAAAACGGTCACTCTACATTTGCACAAATTATCGGGAAAATTTCGTttagatatgtatgtcaaaaagtCTGGAAAATTGTATGActaattttcttttttgatctttttttgtattattgaaagatcatatatgtacatacatacatacataaatatacatatttgtatatatatcttAATTCTAATTTCCACACAtcaaggagggggggggggtgaagcTCATTTATTATCACAATTTAGTGAAGTATACTCTTCAATTCATCGTTGTACATCGAAGAAAATGATAATTACCCAAATGAACGACTTTTTTGCGCCGTTTGTTAAATTGTTTTTCTTGTAGCGTCGACATTAGCGTCTTAACGAACGAATTAAACGTTATTTATATTTCGGAGCACATCGGAGAGTTATTAAcgtttctttcatttcggtgcgTTACAAAGaccaaaattaagctaaaggaGCTTTGGTCGGTTGAGAGAATAGCAAAAAAGAAGATGAAAAAAGGAAAACTGGAAAAGGATGGGGGGGGTCACATTTATAACCGCTCACAAAATAGCACTGCGTCCATTTTACTTCACAAAAGGAAAGTTCCATGCAAATAAACCGATGAATAATGTATTTGGATTTTGGCTAAAGAGCTGCCGATGATTTGGTAATTCAGCACTTCAGACGATTTTGCAACTTTTATTACTTGTTTTTGAAGTGTCATTTTTTaccatgtaggtacatacatatgtatacatatcttaaACAACTTTTTCTTATAGAAAACCGTTAATGtttttgtttatgtataaatttttatacgataaagtacatatattatacatagagttTTTATTTTACCCATGTCAAAATGTACgaaaaactatatttttatgtttgcgTCCAAATTAATAGGTACACAAGGTGCGCACGGATACAAAATACGCACACCGATGAACAGCATCTGTGGAACTTGATAGCATGTCTTGTATCTAGGTGATCATCAGTGCGTACATTGTGTGTACGTGCGCGCCTCGTGTCATAATTTGAATGTTGCTTTATGGGAAAATCCACGTTAaaacttgtatttttttcaaagatgGGATGCATGGATCGTTTCATCAGATGATGGGATTTATCAGTGCATCGTGGGCGAGGGTAGCCGATCAATCGTAACGACTACgaagaatttaattaaattgcaattattgtttagttaaatttaaaacatttaaaatatttaatgtatttaaaaaattgtctgAAATTTCCACACCAAtatgatattgtttttattgtcAGCCTCgagatttgattttgatttttaaatgctttttatttttactgaattatgttcacaatacatcttatatctattttaatagctgctgatatactgatcatgttctattttacaattttaatttaattttgttagtaatcatagtattacatatattattctaattttaatgtaccgcataatagaaaaaagagctcagaaacctatttacaattcttataaatgctcacaatacatctaatacataatattaattatagatTCCCTAAagttgacgatctaaagcagattgtgcttagATAATCTGTGTAAACTTCGAGATTGAATCTTttatattacgtacatacatacatattgttccgacttttgtaatgacgtgtggcaaacagtcttattaactgattgtcgattggcattattgacgagttggcattagtgtcggcccaagcggaaatacgcgacggtcgacagagttcgagcagacggcgtacggacaacttgtgttccgtacgctccgctgaaccaccacgtgcaaattttacatttcaataaactacatcaaaccattatcgaagtcttttccatgatggtcacttcgaaccggacaccagtaacctaggccacaacaccaaacggacaaaccaataggaaaaaacgtggtcgagaaaaaatggatgtcaattaagaaatcggtatcgttcctttgttactatccatacctttccaatactaataacatgtttgcttctatttcagcaatatattgattgatgtacagaggtacatgaccgcgtgattgacgcagaaaatatataaataaaaacataacctacaaagacgcatgggacacagaggtaatccaaaattatcggaacgatcacataaacatcgtaaaggatattcaagtaagtgaatgtattcaatctcaggcaatctgttcaaaaggcaatcatgtgggtaggtcagtttttaaaatatgttttaaagtataacaattaattaacgcgattgtataaaataatatcgcgctacgaaggaaggtttcatcggtcgcatcgaatttcgtattaaaagtgtaaaatcagatgtagtgtaaaattagcaaagcacgtggagaattatacttgtagccccaaagtggcttaaaccaagtacataccggtatattcatatcggtagatctttgtttcttaatgtgtgtagaaacaccctccccccccccccccttccacgataaatgtggaattatacttgtagccccaaagtggcttaaaccaagtacataccggtatattcatatcggtagatctttgtttcttaatgtgtgtagaaacaccctcctccccccccccccttccacgataaatgtggaattatacttgtagccccaaagtggcttaaaccaagtacataccggtatatgcatatcggtagatctttgtttcttaatgtgtgtagaaacaccctccccccccccccttccacgataaatgtggaattacacttgtagccccaaagtggattaaatcaagtacataccggcatattcatacatcggtagatctctttgtttcataatgtgtgatgaaacagtggtgatttaaaataaatcacaagacttgtagccccaaagtggtttaaatcaagcacccaccaatttagggttgtaatttcttccaaaatatgttggatagattctggtgataatagttaaagtagaatattaagattcacggttaatcattgaatattattaccttatctctacgaatagttcaattgacagctatagtagagaacaactgtatttatgagacgaaatagtgcaactttctgaaacaaatgtcaagtgctgaaaacgaggaaatagaagcttcgacttccaagtcgcataaaggtcgaaatccaactagggacgtagaacctattagagacaggtcaagctctagaatacatcagactcgaagtcagactcaatcgatagaaatattagcgaaggaaaataaagtagaagttataatgacgtcaatagaattaaggtattcaggcgcggtacaaagactaaaaggaaaaatagataaatcctccgaattagatgaaggacagtatcaaaccattaaagaagcatacgattatgtccgaaaactccattacgagtatttagataaccttacagacatatcgaaagcggccaaaatagacgaagagtacgatgcaattacaataacagttaaaaatcttaaagcagcattagattgccaatcctttcaagatagtaaactaaaggtagagcaagcaacaattaaatttgctagagataagttaccgacgttaaccattcccacatttcagggagatccatctgaatggcaatcgtttcaacaagcttttaagaatataataggaaacaaaacggaatattcgaatgtcacgaaattgcaatatttgcatcaatcattactcggtcccgctttagcagctgtatcagggttagatattagctcagacaattatgaaataacgtggagtattttagacaagcaatacaatttaccaagacttaatcttaaaactaggatcaactcactttgtgacttaaaattaatcacaaaggaatcacatatcgaattgagagatctattaaataaggtaacagtgtgtattaaaaacattgaatcgttgggttacgcgagagaaattttagatccatgggtaacatgtttagttctaaggaaattaccttttaatatagtaagagactgggaaatatcgctggttagcagagaaatgccaccatatgaaagtttagagacattcttgcagaatagatgtaatgtattacaatctactgcatctgtaactacggtgaaggaattccctcatagtcgtcaaagaatcatgagaactcatgtcgcgaacaaaaacccatcaagtaaggtaaacgcatgcgcattctgtcgaaataatcatttcataggcaaatgtgataaattcaaagcaaaatccagtatggaaagaaatgaattcgttaaatctaataacatgtgttttaaatgtttaaattcatcgcataagataacaaattgcaagtctaactataattgcttaaggtgcaaacaaaaccatcacactttgttgcatcaggacgatacatttagttccaataatacgggaaggaagtcaattaatgctcattctactcatttctctcaaagggagataattttaccgacggtacaagtagacattataacgtccaatggaacggtcgttaagggtcgcacattattagattccggctcacaagtcaactatgttaccacatctttcgctaagaagaataacttcaaattagagaaaatctctcaaaaaattgtaggtatcgctaatcaagaaagtagcattcgtcacatcaccaaggtgaccataaggtcttcaaccactaattactcaaccaaagtgttgtgtttggtattaccagaaattactggcgaaattccaactgtgaaactggatcaacagttaatttcaataccagcgggaatcaagttatcagatcccctttggaataaaccgacgccaatcgatttcttgctcggcgccgagatttgcgttcatgctatgaaagcaggaaccatccagttaggaaaaggtatgcctatcttaaaggataccgaattcggatggacaatagttggtccatatcccgaagtaaataatgctccagggaagagccacataggcttaagtcaattagacagtcacattcaaaacttttggatgatcgaccaggttcctatggtaaaacatcaatctcttgaggagaaaagatgtgaggaacatttccaagcacacacatcacgagataaaaacggtagattttgtgtagctttaccatataaaaattccccggtagtattaggaagttcattgcacattgcggagaaaagacacaaaactttggaaagacgttttttagccaataataatttaaaaatggaatacaataaagttttagaagagtacataaatttaggacatatgtcagagtgtgaacctccggaggcacatgaggttcattgttatttacctcatcacgtcgtggttaaggagtctagccttaccactaaatatcgtgtagtttttgatgcgtccgcaaagacaacgtctaatatctcactaaataatattttgatggtgggacctagtgtccaatcagatttgttaagtttactactcaactttcgactccataaatacgtgattactgcggatattaagcagatgtaccgacagattcaaatagcagagaaaaataaaaatgtacaacgaatcatttggcgaacagatccccagagtaaattcaagcattacaagcttaatacagtaacattcggaactgcttcagccccatttttagctactagatgtctaaatcagttagcagaggagaatagaaacaaatatcccatcgctagtaaagtgatcgaacgtgatttttatgttgatgatttgctcacgggaactaatactattgaagctggtaaattattaaaggttcaactggaaaccatattattatcagccggtatgcccttaaccctttggctgctacgaggtttttcaatgtccaagcgaaaaatgctaacatttgtaattattttgaaaaaaattaatataatatttttttttacatacttacttcgccgaacactcgtaatttttataatactttatatacatctttaagaagcagtcgtggactcgtgctctctctttctgtcttgcttttacatgcgtgcgtgcgaaagagatacctacatatatacactaaataagttttgacgattgttttccgaggctttattcttttcaataatctatttttagatatcgatgtatccttacaacacgcgatatattcgaaacagttagcggtctctctctctttctttcttggttttaattgtgtacgtatgagcgagacacacaaggatgcgaagtttctaataatcaaataatttttcaacatgtatcataaacattttgtatgcatttcagttgcatttgattgattgcatgaattcgtgacgtctcgtgacctatataattgaaagcggatttctattgttttttgccatttattttaactctgcaaaatgatatcggacagtgaaagtgatgaaagcgaaataatagctcctcgccgaggaactcgacaaatcagcagctctactgattctgaaaatgaatttatcgataataatcaattcccaagtaataactccttatatgacattgacaacgaacccgaaatttactttgatgatgaacccgaaattgaagagcttttatttaaaaaattgataaatatttataaagcttgattgaaaaataaatataaatacgtatataaaaaaaatgtttcgtgccactgatgcgctggtggctcaaagaaagtatcgaaatacgacaattaatgacgtcaacaacgatcgtcgtagcaatcttcgccgatttcaaaacaacgatttatcgttgttgtagcagtcaaagggttaagcaaatggacatcgaacaactccgatataatcacggatgttaaagctgacgattgttcagattttaacttctctaacgaatcacacaaaactttaggtttattttggaaaccgcgggaagacgtttttgtatttaaggttcaaaccgaagtcgagactgaaaatataacaaaaagaaactttttatcagtaattagtcagatcttcgacccattaggactattatctccattgttaattaattataagatattaatgcaatctgtctggcaacaaaccattggttgggatgaattcattcctcagacaatcttcaaaaaatggaaagattgtcaattatccaatacagtcatgaaactttataaaattcctagattgataatactaaataatgtcattaatatacaggcacacggattttgtgacgcatccgagaaagcttatggtgcttgtatttatgtaaaatgtactgatcaattgggaaattccaaatgtcatcttgtgtgttctcgttcgagagtcgctccgctcagttttgtaactattccgcgtttagagctgtgctccgctatgttattatcaaagttaatgaagtcaacaatagaccaattaacaattcatattaatgaaaaatattattggacggattcaaccgtcgcattgcattggattagaggagagtcatgtaaatggaccaccttcgttgccaatcgagtggccgaaatccaatcaatatctcaacccattgagtggtaccatgtctcctctacagacaatccagcagatttaatttctcgagggactcaaccatcagaattaaatcataattcgttatggtgggacggccctagttggttgaaattagatgaatcacgatggcctcgaagacctcctgagatcacaatagatcttccagagagaagggtagtcactaacgctacccttgtgagggaaaataattagatagataaatattctcatcttccaagactccttcgagttttatcatatgttcgtcggccactaaggaataaacaattaaacgttaaagaaaataacgaaccgtccgctttcgaattaaaagatgctttaaataatttgataaggttatcgcaaatggaatcatttccattggaatatcgtttgctgagcaagggacatccaattcccagtagcagtaaattagctaaattgtcccctctattccatgagaatttaatttgtgttggaagtagacttcctctgggaacaactctatcaacgtcacccattatcttgtcaaataagcataaacttacacacatgattgtccgagatgcgcacttgaaatatattcacttgggtactcaagccttactgtcgttattgcggcagacctattggccattggccggacataatactgtcaaaggagtggtgcgttcatgtgtcatttgtttcagaaataaaccactgtcacacaatagattaatgggattgctcccgcttgaacgtaccactgcgaattttcctttcagtcatgtggggatagatttcgcaggaccttttcctgtgaagagtggttgcaataagaattctaagataattaagggttacgtttgtgtctttgtgtgtttttccagtaaggcagttcacttggaacttgtcggagacttaacgagttcaaatttcttaaattgtttaagaagattcgtagccagacgtggcaggcccaatacgatatattccgacaatgctactaattttgtcggtgcaagtcgtgaactcgttaatttagtaaaattaatttacgaacgtcctcatgaggagaagctactacggtatgtagcctccgaagggattcgttggaagtttaacccgccaagggcgcctcacatgggagggctgtgggaagcagcggttaaatccatgaagattcatttaaacaaggtgttaaaggccaccaccttaaatttcgaatcattttgtacggtattgactcaaatagaagcttgcatgaattcccgtcctcttagtcccttgtcttcggatccactagaccttttacccctcacacctggacatttcttaattggcagatccttactcgctcttccaatggaggttaaatataacactaatgtccatgccaatctgcttcagatacaattgaccacagcagcattttggaaacgttggtcggcggaatatttacattctttgcagttacgacacaaatggaagaaggactcgagcaacaatctgagtgtgggtcaaatggtcctgttaaaggaggaacacatgctgccaacccgatgggtcttgggtcgagtcactaaattgtatcccggaccagatggcagagttcgagtcgtcgacgtctttactgccagcggagagtttcgtcggtccagtcatctagtggcgccattgccgattctaccacaaggaccacttgacaggaaggaagatcagcaagagggaggagaaacagcagcttcaattccgtcaacttcggtagcttagtttaacccgaagacattacccccaactcatattacttattagatgtaatcatgagtttaaatcattcaatgttaatagtagtactccgtaattcactttaattgtgtcgtgtgtataatttaagctattttcattttaacattcggcagtatatatctccgaatttaatctaatcattttgtctttataatataagacttgtctcatgtcatcactcggaaggattatatccgagtttaaaataaactgttcaaatttgacagttaaaattagattcatgatttgttaatgttagtctccaagccacacttaatggagcatcttaaattatttcatgtctacttaattataacctgccgggagtcatccgcaggtcttatgtttcttgttatgaaaacataagttaactcttactgtttatagtatttatgtgaatcatagaataagtaaatattataatactgaacatttcgatgtttaacgtagagacatctataatcatagttcgccttcatttcctgcttgtaggaatgaatgaatgactttccaatttacttttaatttagcaatgtttatgctacttgttgatgaaatcaagttaacttaggagcattacactcattaatcaagtttaattgatcggtaatagctgatctgtcgtgacaactgtaacagtgtcaacattgtattgtctaagttaacatcaagatgaggaatgcttaagttttaaaccatatacagtccactctctcttctttaaagtaaacttatcttgtaatgcttattcacagcttcaaag from Arctopsyche grandis isolate Sample6627 chromosome 1, ASM5162203v2, whole genome shotgun sequence includes the following:
- the LOC143912175 gene encoding uncharacterized protein LOC143912175, whose translation is MPPYESLETFLQNRCNVLQSTASVTTVKEFPHSRQRIMRTHVANKNPSSKVNACAFCRNNHFIGKCDKFKAKSSMERNEFVKSNNMCFKCLNSSHKITNCKSNYNCLRCKQNHHTLLHQDDTFSSNNTGRKSINAHSTHFSQREIILPTVQVDIITSNGTVVKGRTLLDSGSQVNYVTTSFAKKNNFKLEKISQKIVGIANQESSIRHITKVTIRSSTTNYSTKVLCLVLPEITGEIPTVKLDQQLISIPAGIKLSDPLWNKPTPIDFLLGAEICVHAMKAGTIQLGKGMPILKDTEFGWTIVGPYPEVNNAPGKSHIGLSQLDSHIQNFWMIDQVPMVKHQSLEEKRCEEHFQAHTSRDKNGRFCVALPYKNSPVVLGSSLHIAEKRHKTLERRFLANNNLKMEYNKVLEEYINLGHMSECEPPEAHEVHCYLPHHVVVKESSLTTKYRVVFDASAKTTSNISLNNILMVGPSVQSDLLSLLLNFRLHKYVITADIKQMYRQIQIAEKNKNN